The genomic segment CTATAAAATATGCTCCACCGAGCCTCGTCTTCGAAATTTCGAGCCTCTCGATGTATATCGAAGCTGGAATTTCCCGCTAATTACTTAGCTTAGCTGGGTGGATAAAAGGGAACGTATTCCACACTCTCCTCGCTACTTGGAATGCATTTTCAGTTCTTGCTGGAGCTTGTCTGTTCTGAATCATGGTTAGGTATACGATAAGAAATCGATCTTTAATTGTTGATCGATACTATTTCATTTTGATAGGAAAAAAAGAAGATTGAATGGGTTTAGAATTTGACTGTAATTAGTGCTGGGCATAATTCGGATTATTGAATATGTGAATTATAAGCAGCGATGTATGAATTTATTTACATGCACGACCGATTTGAATCATTTAGAAGACCCTTTGGATGTTTAATCAGAATTTCACTGATTTCTGTTTGTTTTGGGGCAAATATGAGGCGATTCAATATTCAAAGTAGGAATTCGATATCTGCGCACAAGGGTTTTGGTTTTAGatgaagttaattatttggtGTAATTAGGGAGCATTATTATGCATTGTGCCTTCATGTATGGCATAGTTGATAGGCTCGTATCATAAATTAAGTGGATACATGTATACATCTTGACTAAGTTTTTGTACTTGAAGTTCAAATTTTGGACAAATTATACTTGGAACTTTTTATAGCTCTCATTTAGTAACTAGGTCAGTGTCTTGCTTCGTTTGATCTCCTCGGGGTTATATTGAAGTTTCGTGCTTCACTTCTATGTCAAAAATGCTGAGCTTCTTTGGTTGAGATTTGAGAAGTTGTTATTTAGTCTAGTTTTCCTGATGCGTATTCGAATTGTACAGGGTTTGGCTTATTGATGGTAGAGGGCTTGCTGAAAAAGTGAAAAATGCTGGTCTGCCTGTAGAAAATCTGATAAAAGATTGTGGCGTAAAGAGGGAGTGCCCAAATTGCCAGTATCAAATCGATAATACTGATGTAAGCttaattttcttgttttttgAGTATTCACCGTTGAATAAACTGATCAGCTTTTGATCCACATGTGCTTATATTATCACTGCAACTATTCAAATCGTATTTCGTTAATCATCTGTCCTATATCGTTGCCTATGCTGTATGACGATCGAAAATAATAGCACGCACTTGGCCTGCGGTTTAACATTAAATTGAAGTGTATTTTATTACATGAAGTAAGTTCTTGCAAGACTAGCTAACATTTATATAACCTCATTCAGGTTTCCGAAGATTGGCCTGGGCTTCCTGCTGGTGTAAAGTTCGACCCATCTGATGTCGAGCTGTTGGAACATTTGGCTGCAAAATGTGGGGTTGGGGTTTCGGAACCGCACAAGTTTATCGACGAATTTATTCCGACCCTGGAAGGTAATGAAGGGATATGCTACACTCACCCCGAAAATCTTCCTGGTGAGTTAATAATATTCTCACGTCTCTCTTTTCTAATTTCTCTGCAATGCTTCATGTTTCATCAATAATATTCTATCGTCAATAAGATTAGAGAACTCATGATGGAGTTTGCAAATGATAATTTGGGATTGTTTCAGGTGCCAAAAAAGATGGAAGCAGTGTGTATTTCTTCTATAGAACTATCAATGCATATGCTACTGGTAAGCGGAAGCGCAGGAGAATAATTCATAGTCAAGAAAGTTCTGCAAAGTGCCGTGTTCGGTGGCACAAGACTGGCAAGACCAGGCCTGTGATTGAAAATGTAGTTCTGAAAGGTTTCAAGAAAATCTTGGTTCTATATGGAACATCGGAAAAGGGATCCAAACCCGGCAAATGTGACTGGATCATGCATCAATACCATATAGGAGGTGAAGAAGATGAGAAGGAAGGCGAATATGTGGTTTCTAAAATTTTCTATCAACAACAGAAGAAGACTGGCAATATCGAGAAAACATACTTGGTAATTGAAGAATCCGACTTGGGGACCGTTCAGGTCGTTCCGAGGACTCCAAATATACGTGCTCCCCATCCTCCTCGGCCGCAGAAAACTCCAGCGGAGAATCTTGAAGAACCATCTCAGTTGGATGATGAAACCGATTATGCCACTTGCTTGGCTGGGGAAACACAAGCTTTTGACTTAGACGGAGTGGATTCCCATTTATGCATCAATGTGATGGATTCTAATGATCCAAGACCAAAGGACGACGCCTTGTTAGCTCAAGATTGTAGCAACATTACCGATGTACGCCAGCAACATGTCAATGCTGCATATGGATTCACTGATCTTTACAACTTAGAACTCGATACTCCACCGGATTTCCATCTTTCGGTATGCCCTTTATACTACAACTTGAGTTGGTTAAATGTTTCCTTAGGTTTGTTTTGCAGAAATTCGTTAATTTTGTTATATTTCCGCATTCAGCAGGATTTAGAGTTTGCCTCTCAAGACAGTCTGTTCGATTGGCTGAGTTTACTATAGACAAACATGAGTCCGAGCACTTGGATGGCCATGAGATTGCCAATTTTGTCTTCTTTCTGATCAGTACCCTCGAAGCTACATTCAAGCGGTGAAGAGaaaaattaaatgatgaaaaataATTGACAAAATAATAAATCTACTTAGTAAACTGATGCAATTATCAAGAACTGGACTTGGCATTCTTCGCCTGATTGAACTGTTTAAATTACTTTAAACATTCCGGTTTATATTTAATGACTTTTCTAAGAATTTTGTGCCTTGTGGAGTGTCGCTGAGAACATATTAATTGTGAAATGCAGTTATTTCTGACGTCTTAAAAATTATAGGACTGATAATTTAGATATACTAATTATTTACTTGTAAGCAGTTAATACGTTCTTAAGATTGCATTTGGATTGAAGATAGAGTTTTTGAGTAtaagttttaaataaaaacttgttcgagacggtctcacaggtcgtattttgtgagacatatctcttatttgataatccatgaaattattttttatgttaagagtattactttttattgtaaatataggtAGTGTTGACTCGTTTCACAtgtaaaaattcgtgagactcTCTCACAATTTcttaatattttatgaaaaaatttCCCTTTATATATCATCTTTTACGCTTGGATTTATATATTtgatttgttgaaagatttatataatatatttcaaataaattcATAATATGTATACTTAAAATTTAACTTAATTATTGTAAAAATTGATATGAAAcgaatttgaaattttgaatttattatttgtaTAATCAAAGTTATGAAATTCGAAATTcaaataagaattttttttaaaaaaaattgacggCCTGGAATGCATCCATGTTGAGCTCAATTTTGCTCCAATGCACGACTAGTTTCGATTTTTGGAAGAAAGTATGAAAATAGAATGGTTCGAGGGGTAAAGTGTAAGCTGAGCTTTAACAAGCGATGTAAAAATGGCGAAATGCTCGCACCTTTTCGGCCGCTCACATCTACAGCTCCTGCGCCTCCACCTCCCCCGCCCTAAGCCCGTGTATTCTTTATGCCCTCGCTCCATTCTCGGAAGCCCATTGAAGCTACCATTCGCGCGACTCTTCTCACTCACTGCCACTCCTTACCCGTACCAATACGATATGATTATCTCACGCCCAGCTAATCCTCCGGCGAATCCCACTCGCCGCCGTCGACCCAATTCACCGAAATCCATACCGAAAGATTCGGAACCTGACCAAGAAATGGGCTTCGACGAATGGGTTGATAAAAAGCTGTCTCAAGAGAAGGGCGATGGTAAGGGAGAGGTTTCAATCGATAAAGCTAAAAGGAAGTACTATAACAAAAGGAGGAAAAGGATGTACGGAGAATCAGGATTCGGATGAGGAGAGTGGACACCGGGGTAATCAGAGTGATTATATTGAATTGAAGCAAGAGGTGGTGGAGCTACGGACATTGCATAAAAGGGAGGAGGAGTTGTATTTCTATGACGCGTTTGCTTATCCCTGGGAGAAAAACAAGCATTACAAGATGGTATATCAATTGGAGAAGAAGTATTTTCCCGATCAGTGTTTCGATAAGGCGTTTCTCCAGCCGGGAGAATCGAATCCCAAGAAGGAGAAGAAGAACGTGTCGAAATCACAAGTCGAAGCTGCAAACGACGATGACAGAGGATTGGTGTTTTTTGAGGACAACGACAAGGAAGCAAATGATGTAAAGGTTGAGGATATCACAGAGAAGAAAGTAGAGGACTTCTTCAAGTGTTTGAAGAAATTTCCCAATGAAAATGATGGAGATATAGTTATTCCAGAGCCGTTTCTTTCAACGAGAAATGTTGGTCTTCCGCCTAAATGGGATGGTTCAAATGGGACTGTGGTTTTGGTGAACAAGCCTAAAGGTGAATTTTTGTGTCTGCGATATCTTCTAAGTGTTGAAGTTCATATGAAGTAGACCAAATTGTTCTCTATTTTAGctgattttaaaagaaaatagaaaagaagaaaactatcaatctgataatcagTGTAAACAGGGTGGACTTCATTTACGGTTTGTGGAAAGCTTCGACGCCTCGTCCAAGTGAAAAAGGTGATTATTTAGACTTTATCAAGTAGTTCATATGTTCTTACACACTGCTCTTAATACTTGAGACTTCACAAAAGGTTTACCTATGGTAGGTGGGGCATGCTGGAACTCTAGATCCTATGGCTACGGGTTTATTGATTGTATGCGTTGGTAAAGCCACCAAGTTTGTTGAAAGGTGAACAACAGCATGAGTATGAAAATCTGTCATATGTGGATATTAGATTTGTTctctaatttttaattttttaattaagctttcattttattttgtgtACTTGATGTGTTGATAGAAGACTTTTTTTAGTGACTATGTATAGGtgatttcttttaaatatgGACATTTAACTTACAGATACCAAGGCATGATAAAGGGATATAGTGGAATCTTCCGTTTAGGAGAAGCTACTTCAACTTGGGATGCTGATTCACCGGTGTGTTCATTATATTCTGTTTTATGTTTCACAAGTTCATAACTTTTGTCTTCTGTTTTCCATTGAACGCGCTAGTGAACAAAACATTAGGACAATTGCATTTTCTTTACTCAACGAAGATAATTAAATGTTATTCTTTCCTTGTTCTTTGACATTTGTTTTTGTCTTGCAACGTGAAAATATGTGATTAATCAGGTCATCCAACGCGAGCCTTGGGAACACATCAAGGATGATGACATAAAGAAAAGTGCCGCATCCTTTTGTGGAGAAACATGGCAAGTCCCTCCGATGTTCTCCGCTATTAAAGTAAGATGTATTCCACAACAGCTTTTAGGTGCTGAGCATTACAATCTGTAATATGTGATAACATTTTTGTTTGTGCTTTTGTGTGCTATATAGCTTGACAATAAACATAAGTAATTCTAAAACTTTTGACATGAGGAATATGCATGTTCTTGGAACACATATATTAAAAATCTAAATGATTATGCTCGAAACCTGAAGAGAATATGTGCCAATTACCTTATGAAATTGTTTTGGAGTAAAATCTGCAAGGAATTCTTTACAGTACATTTTTTTTGCATGTGTgcgaaagaaaaataattttaataacaTTCTGTATTTTCTCATTGAATCGAAACATAATCCATGTGGGAGAACGAACTCTCCTTTCTCTGAAGCGAACACAAGTCCATTTAAAATTACTAACATTGTTTGGTATCAAGAGCCTGAAAATCCAACAATACCATATTCTTTGGAAGCTTTAATCTGATATGGTCCCTATCTGGTAGGTTGGTGGAGAAAGGATGTATGAGAAAGCCAGAAAAGGAGAAAGTATTGAACTTTCACCAAGAAGGATTTCAGTATTCCAGTTCGACGTTGAAAGGAGCTTGGAAGATAGGTTACATGAGTGGATTCCGTTGTGTTTTTCCCGCATTTTAAATTATCATTATGTGCATTATTTTAGTGCTTCTCATGTTTTAAACACTATGTTACACCCATAAGTTAATTATCTTCATTCTGCTAATAAAACTGCTTATTTCTTCTTGCTTACAAATGTATATTATGAATTCAGGCAAAATGTGGTTTTCCGGGTAACTTGCTCAAAAGGAACATACATTCGATCTCTTTGTGCTGATTTTGGGAAGGCTCTGGGAAGGTAGCATACACAAAACAGCATTCTTTGACCTTGTTAGCTTTCAGTATGTTAGTAAATCTTCATTTGTGGACGTTTAGAATAAATTGGAGTTCAACTTTCTGTTACTTTTTCCTACTTGCAGCTGTGCACACTTGACTGCCTTGCGCAGAGATTCCATTGGTAAGGTTCTTTACTTaatatcattctttattttgctATATGTTTGGCAAATTGATTCTTTCTTCGTCTATCAGGAGAATATTCGGCGGACAGTGCGTGGGAATTTCAAGAGTTGGAAGAAGCCATTACAAAAGAGTATTTATAGTTTCTTCAAATCTTTTGCTAGAAAAAGACTGCACGGTGGAATGAAAAGTGTACTATATTTATTGGCCTTTTCTATAGATACGCATTTTTTGCTGCAACTTGTTCACCCAATCTTGTGCTTATTGTTGCAAGTATTGTGATTTGTACTTCACTTTTGCCTGGTTATTTTCCTTGAATCCTGATCAAATCTGTAATTTTGAATTTTCCTTGGTCGTGTTTTTATACAAATGTTTTTAACTACCAAAGACAAAAATAAACACACCCAAGAATAATTTTATTCCATTTTCGTATTTTTCGAAATCAAtacattttattattatatatattttgacatgatatattttaatttcatttcTTTAAAAAATCTTATACATCagtcaatcaaatcaaaatatttaaatatatgacAATTGACATGTACCATGTAATAGAAATcactttaaaaataaaattatatataatattgtattttaaaatatatatatacgtttAAATATTTGCTGTAAAACCCTTTAATAGATCGTCAGGACTTGAACTTGGGACCTAAATAGTAGGTACAATGACACTAATGGCTTCTCAACAATAAATGTCGGGAAAGGAATCGAGAATTTAAGAATATGGCATTTTTTATTAATAGATTAGATTGTTGTCAAAAAATGAGTTAAATCAAAAGCCTTCTACCGAGTAGTGGAGTTGGGTGGATCAACTCCCATCTCTTTGTAATACCCTTTTTCTGCAGCTGACATTCGTTCCTGAAATATTGTCCATTCATTTCTACACCTCTCCCGTACCTAAACCCAAAATTTTATAACCATCAAATGAGCAAGTCACAAAGCTTAGGATTTGTTAAATTCATCACGTACCCCTTCCCATGCTGCCTTCCCATTTTCTGCCTTACCCTAGACAAGGAACAAAACCCGAAATAAGAAATTTCGGAAACAAAATATAGGAGGAACCAAACATTGAGACTTCACATGTCATATGCACCTGATTTCCTAGTGAAGGGACACTTTGGTGCTCTATCCATTGAGCATCCACGACTCCTATTTTTTCATGAGGGGGCTGTGCTCATGAAAGATCAACGATGCATATTTGTTATTTTCTGAGCAAAGATGGCCATGGATTTCAATGCATATAACCAAACACGTACCTCAACACATTTCCTGAGAGCAAAATCAAGCCCCCATCCGTGGACCAAGTCATTCTGTACCAATGccataaataatttatatttcaCACACAGGCGCAAATAAAGCTATTCAATATTTATAACCTTTTGCTCGTTCTTTGTTTCTTTCCTTTCTGTTCTTGTTTCTTTTCGTCGGGGAGAACTTGTCTCGTACTATAAAGAAAATTGGAGCAACAATTTCATACCTGGATCATATGCCAGACACAGCGCCATGCATTACGAGAAAACACAGGTGCCATGATCTCAACAAATCTAGGGAAAAAAAACACCCTATTGAGTTCTATTTACAGTACTAATCGTGATTATTAATTCACGTACATACGCTGCACAGGGTGGTAAATGTGGATCTTCACACCAGCCTGGTCTCTCTTCTGTATCTCTGTGAATGCAAGCGATTATATTGCTAGTGTTTTCTCACTACAACAACCCATTACAGAAAGCAATCAATAAAGATCAGGAGAAGAGTCTAATTATTCATACTTGTGAACTTCGATTTCTTCTCGCTTTCTTGTCATCTGCCATGTCATTCCGCTATCAGGGGACAAACCAGGCTGTGAAATATCTAAACCATGCTTCTTCACGAGTTTTATGTATCTGTCAGTCACACAGGCCGTTGAATTTGTAAATAGTTctgctttaaaatatttatgatacaGAAGGATATCAACTGATCTACTCACTCTTCAGGATCAAAGTTCTCCACCCCTAAGTCTTCATCCCagataaaaatataatcataAGGTGCCACAATGTCAGGGTGTAAAAAGCGCTTGGCATACCACCTTGCAAGATGTACAGTAAACCATATTACGTCTGTCACAAATTATACAAACAGACATATCGCGGAAAATTCCTTTATAATTACCATTTAGCCTGCTTCTGGACACTCACATGGATAGCTCGTTGTGACCATTCAAATTCACTCCATTCGCTTGTCCGGCCATCATAATGAAACAACAAGATCGTAAAGTTTTCTGTCAACTGTACAACTTTGTCAATCAAAGAAACCACACAGATACAAAGAAAACGATACTTGGCTGGAGGAATACACGAAATCTTAAGTTACCTTCTTCACTGCAGCATCAATGTTTTTTTTCTGATCGAAGCCAACAGTAAAGGTCATAAGATACTTCGGTTTTATGATTAAGTCCTGGTATGAGATATTTCGATtcaaaatccatggaaaacTATAAGAATGGTAATTTTACAAGAATAAATACCTCACAAAAAATTATCTAGTGCCATTTATGCGGTtagatatttattttgtaagaaaCATTAATGGGTTCACATCATTCCCGGTTTCTTTATTGTTCAAGCAAATAACACGAAAATGCAAGAAATTATGGCAAAGCTCACACACCTCACCAGGATTACCATACAATCTGTGCATATAATAGTCAGACTCAAGGACGATGATTCCCGGTGGTAGTCTTTCAGCACCTCGGGGATTGGTAGGGACCCATATCTGCTAGAAGTAATTAAAAAGTAAGCTAATGGAGGAAAGCGGTAAATGAACTCCACCATCTGTTTACGCCTCACATCTTTTATAATCGTGGTTCCATCCAATACTCCAACTTTATAATTCTAAAAGAAGATTACAGTAGAGACTGGAGAAGGGTGTTCAAAACACAAATTCTCGAACTAGACGACTTGCATAAAAAACAAGTGCTTGCCTTGGCATTGTTAAATTTGTGTGAAACGCCTCCATGGCCTCTGAGAAAAGACCAAACATTTAACAGCGCATGTGTCGAGAGACCAGAGTACTTTTCCTCAATGTCAGTAAGGTCGATGGAAGGAAAAATTCCCGAAGGTAGATGCACCTAAAAAATATCAAAGTTATGCAACAGAATAGTCTTGGCAAGTCTTTGCCATGACGGTAAGAAATTAATCGCAACAAGAATCAAATCACCTGCCTTTGTCCATGAAAACATAGGAAAAGATGCCCCTAAGAAAAAGCCGAATATAAGCCCCACAAAAGTCATCACAATCAATCTCATTGTTTCATTTGTTCTTCTCATACTCAAGCTGCGGCAGAGACAAGAAACTATATAACCATTCTTGAACTGAATTAATAGCTCAATTACCCAAAttcagagagagagagagagagagagggttGCAGACCAGAGGAATCGTTTCACTTTTAAATGCACTGAGACTTTACATTTTTTTTGTTGATAAATAATGCGCAAAAAGCGAAACTTATATAGCGGCTAATCGCCCTGATTGATGTATAAACTTCTTTACCTGGAAATATTGGTCCTTCGCCTGGGAGTACTCATATTAATCATCATCTTTGATGCAAGATGGTAAAGCAATTTCTAACTCAGCGTACCAAGAATGAAGGCTTCGTTTTTTTTAGAGAATCAACCGGAGCATTCTCAGAAATGTATCAATCGAACCTGAAACCTAGAAAATGATTTAAAATCCAAGcgaagaaataaaataaaatgaatcaCAGGTCCTGATGTATCAACCGCA from the Primulina eburnea isolate SZY01 chromosome 3, ASM2296580v1, whole genome shotgun sequence genome contains:
- the LOC140828272 gene encoding SUPPRESSOR OF GAMMA RESPONSE 1-like isoform X2, which encodes MHFQFLLELVCSESWVWLIDGRGLAEKVKNAGLPVENLIKDCGVKRECPNCQYQIDNTDVSEDWPGLPAGVKFDPSDVELLEHLAAKCGVGVSEPHKFIDEFIPTLEGNEGICYTHPENLPGAKKDGSSVYFFYRTINAYATGKRKRRRIIHSQESSAKCRVRWHKTGKTRPVIENVVLKGFKKILVLYGTSEKGSKPGKCDWIMHQYHIGGEEDEKEGEYVVSKIFYQQQKKTGNIEKTYLVIEESDLGTVQVVPRTPNIRAPHPPRPQKTPAENLEEPSQLDDETDYATCLAGETQAFDLDGVDSHLCINVMDSNDPRPKDDALLAQDCSNITDVRQQHVNAAYGFTDLYNLELDTPPDFHLSDLEFASQDSLFDWLSLL
- the LOC140828272 gene encoding NAC domain-containing protein 73-like isoform X1 → MHFQFLLELVCSESWVWLIDGRGLAEKVKNAGLPVENLIKDCGVKRECPNCQYQIDNTDVSEDWPGLPAGVKFDPSDVELLEHLAAKCGVGVSEPHKFIDEFIPTLEGNEGICYTHPENLPGAKKDGSSVYFFYRTINAYATGKRKRRRIIHSQESSAKCRVRWHKTGKTRPVIENVVLKGFKKILVLYGTSEKGSKPGKCDWIMHQYHIGGEEDEKEGEYVVSKIFYQQQKKTGNIEKTYLVIEESDLGTVQVVPRTPNIRAPHPPRPQKTPAENLEEPSQLDDETDYATCLAGETQAFDLDGVDSHLCINVMDSNDPRPKDDALLAQDCSNITDVRQQHVNAAYGFTDLYNLELDTPPDFHLSQDLEFASQDSLFDWLSLL
- the LOC140826540 gene encoding uncharacterized protein — translated: MMINMSTPRRRTNISSLSMRRTNETMRLIVMTFVGLIFGFFLGASFPMFSWTKVHLPSGIFPSIDLTDIEEKYSGLSTHALLNVWSFLRGHGGVSHKFNNAKIWVPTNPRGAERLPPGIIVLESDYYMHRLYGNPGEDLIIKPKYLMTFTVGFDQKKNIDAAVKKLTENFTILLFHYDGRTSEWSEFEWSQRAIHVSVQKQAKWWYAKRFLHPDIVAPYDYIFIWDEDLGVENFDPEEYIKLVKKHGLDISQPGLSPDSGMTWQMTRKREEIEVHKDTEERPGWCEDPHLPPCAAFVEIMAPVFSRNAWRCVWHMIQNDLVHGWGLDFALRKCVEPPHEKIGVVDAQWIEHQSVPSLGNQGKAENGKAAWEGVRERCRNEWTIFQERMSAAEKGYYKEMGVDPPNSTTR
- the LOC140828272 gene encoding SUPPRESSOR OF GAMMA RESPONSE 1-like isoform X3; the protein is MVRVWLIDGRGLAEKVKNAGLPVENLIKDCGVKRECPNCQYQIDNTDVSEDWPGLPAGVKFDPSDVELLEHLAAKCGVGVSEPHKFIDEFIPTLEGNEGICYTHPENLPGAKKDGSSVYFFYRTINAYATGKRKRRRIIHSQESSAKCRVRWHKTGKTRPVIENVVLKGFKKILVLYGTSEKGSKPGKCDWIMHQYHIGGEEDEKEGEYVVSKIFYQQQKKTGNIEKTYLVIEESDLGTVQVVPRTPNIRAPHPPRPQKTPAENLEEPSQLDDETDYATCLAGETQAFDLDGVDSHLCINVMDSNDPRPKDDALLAQDCSNITDVRQQHVNAAYGFTDLYNLELDTPPDFHLSQDLEFASQDSLFDWLSLL
- the LOC140826539 gene encoding LOW QUALITY PROTEIN: uncharacterized protein (The sequence of the model RefSeq protein was modified relative to this genomic sequence to represent the inferred CDS: deleted 1 base in 1 codon) encodes the protein MAKCSHLFGRSHLQLLRLHLPRPKPVYSLCPRSILGSPLKLPFARLFSLTATPYPYQYDMIISRPANPPANPTRRRRPNSPKSIPKDSEPDQEMGFDEWVDKKLSQEKGDGKGEVSIDKAKRKYYNKRRKRMYGNQDSDEESGHRGNQSDYIELKQEVVELRTLHKREEELYFYDAFAYPWEKNKHYKMVYQLEKKYFPDQCFDKAFLQPGESNPKKEKKNVSKSQVEAANDDDRGLVFFEDNDKEANDVKVEDITEKKVEDFFKCLKKFPNENDGDIVIPEPFLSTRNVGLPPKWDGSNGTVVLVNKPKGWTSFTVCGKLRRLVQVKKVGHAGTLDPMATGLLIVCVGKATKFVERYQGMIKGYSGIFRLGEATSTWDADSPVIQREPWEHIKDDDIKKSAASFCGETWQVPPMFSAIKVGGERMYEKARKGESIELSPRRISVFQFDVERSLEDRQNVVFRVTCSKGTYIRSLCADFGKALGSCAHLTALRRDSIGEYSADSAWEFQELEEAITKEYL